The window GTGCCTAAATTCCTAAATTAGGGATTGAATTGAGCTTGGAACAGAATATTTGGGGAAATTATAGCTCCTAAATCAATCAGCTCTGTCCAATAAACCCTGAGCTGAAGAAAACGACGCCCGTTGCACAGTCATTTTTACGGCGTCCCGGATGGACAATCTCATACCGGAATTTTAGTGGAAATTGCatattcgggtcgggttgggaaaTTGCAGACGGACCGAAAATTGgtgattttaaaaacaaatttcgaAGTACATGGGAAAAACCAGAATTCGGGAAaagtttttgatttttaaggccaaaaatccttattttttctatatgaACCAAAGTAGTATACTACTACAAGAAACATAAGCGGAAGTCATGGGAAGTAGCCAATGCATCTAATGACCAAAGTCAAGGATTGTCAACaaaaatgttactccctccgtccgcgaataggagtctcggttggccattttcatccgtccgtcattaggagtcccggttagacattttatcttgagagtataaaaaatgaccccattgttcccttaatttagaagctgcaattaattttaatccactttgattgcaatttctctctctctcttaatattagatttcattattccaaagaataaagcaaataataatataaatgagtctcacattccactatcacacactttaattattacactcaaacttttcttaaagcccgcacccaactcaaccggaacttctattcgcggacggagggagtagtaaatactagtaataacaATTAAACGAACGAATTCGACAggaaatgtagttgttttcaCTGTTCCACAGActcaatttcatttcaaaatctaaAGCCAAAATTTCATTCAAAACTCATCGTATCACGATACATAGAAGTACTATATCTTATACCTCAAATCAtaccataattaaaaaaatcattttatatttctataatCTCCAATTTGAACAATTTTTGTTACTTGTAAAAATGGAATAGATAACAAAATAAtccataataattttaaaattacattaattaaatactgaCAATTTCatgattcaaaatttgaaaattgaatttagaaACAAATTGTGGAACGCAAGCCGAAATATGTCTTTACATGGGTTGAAAGTTCGAAGTAGGTTGATTAATCGTCGAAGAAAAAGGATAAGGCGGAAGTTTACGTCAAATGATTGCGGCAGCGATGACGTACTTCCCCTTCCCAATCCCCTATTTAAACCTCACAATTACTCAATTCGGTTCAATTCACACTTGGATTCATCACTCGGATTCTCAATTCCGCCAAAATGGGAGTAAACGTGCCCAAAATCAAGCTCGGATCGCAGGGCTTGGAGGTCTCCAAGCAAGGCCTCGGATGCATGGGTATGTCCGCCTTTTACGGGCTTCCCAAGCCCGACGCCGACATGATCAAGCTCATCCACCACGCCATCGAATCCGGCGTTACCTTTCTTGATACCTCCGACCTCTACGGTCCCCACACCAACGAGATCCTCATCGGAAAAGTCAGCGTTTTCTGCTACTCTACTTAATTCCTTCTGTCGATTTCTTCTGCTGTTACTCTCTGGCGCCGATCTCTGTTTAATCTGTTTCAGCTTTTAGtggttttgttttataatgatCTTAGTTGCTACAAAACAGATTGATTTAGTTTCTCAGTTGTTTATCTCTGATAATCACAATTCATATCGGTATTTTCGGGTTTTAggagaattaattagtcaACTCTTGTTCTTATATGTTTAGTTGTTTAATACTCCATGATTCTACTTTCTTATCGAGGAGGGTGAAATGTTTATGCTCTTAATTTACTTTGTTTCCAAGAGATTTTTGCCTAACTTAATTTCCATATCTgagtttcaaattttgattggaTGGAAACTATTGAGACTCattatctatacatataaaGAGTCCATAGGTGGATTTGTTTACAGATCATGTGTGGTGTGGGTGTTTTTTTTGTCTGAGTTTGGTGTTGAATGAGTTGCGATGTTCCTGGATTTAATGATTCGGAGTTTTTGCAGGCTTTGAAAGGGGGGATGAGGGAGAAAGTGCAACTTGCTACTAAGTTCGGGATAATATACCGGGATGGGAAGGGTGAGGTACGTGGTGACCCAGCATATGTGAGGTCATCATGTGAGGCGAGCTTGAAGCGTCTTGATGTGGACTGCATTGATCTCTATTATGTTCATCGGATTGACACCCGTGTGCCCATAGAAGTCACTGTGAGTACTCTCTTTTTAGGAGCATATACTTGAAAAGAGTGGATATTGTGTTTCAAACTTGCAGTGCCTCTGGTGGTTTCTTTTCCTGTTaatatttggagaagaaaacTTGGCTCAATGCCggtaaaacttaaaatttgatgCACTGACAGAAAAATTGCTTATGTCTGAGACGTGAATTATGACAATTGTATTTGGAACAGAAATTTTCGTGCAGTATAAAGTCATGGCTTTGATCCAATTTTTCTTGCCTTGTTCCTAACACTGAATGTGGTACATGATTTCGTAGATGGGGGAACTCAAGAAATTGGTCGAAGAAGGAAAGATAAAATACATTGGCCTCTCCGAGGCATCTGCTTCAACAATTAGAAGGGCTCATGCTGTCCATCCAATAACTGCCCTTCAAATCGAATGGTCATTGTTCTCAAGAGACGTGGAAGAAGACTTGATACCTACATGCAGGTAATAGAGactatatattttgttgaattctgatgttttgaagaaaaaaaaattgaaatcaaccTTTGACTTGTTTTGTAAATTTCAGAGAACTTGGTATTGGAATTGTCCCATATAGTCCACTTGGACGCGGCTTCCTTTCAGTAGGTCCAAAGCTGCTAGAGGAACCATCAGAGGGTGACCTTCGCAAGGTTAGTGATTGTTAGTGATATAATATGTATCTTGTGTCTCCCAAAAAAACAAGGGCACTGTCTAAAAAGTTTCTGTTGCATTTGCTAGTCCTATTTTCCGAGGTTCCAGGGTGAAAATCTTGAAAGCAACAAGCTCTTATACGAAAAGATTCGTGAAATGGCTACAAGTAAAGGTTGCAGCCCATCCCAATTGGCGTTGGCTTGGGTTCATCACCAAGGAGATGATGTAGTTCCTATACCTGGCACCACCAAGATTGACAATTTCAACGACAATGTAGGAGCACTCTCTGTGAAACTAACTCCTGAAGAGATGAGCCTTCTATCTTCTTTGGCTGAGAATGTCAAAGGAGACAGATACATAACCATGGCGAGCACATGGACTAACGCAGACACGCCTCCGTTGGAATCGTGGAAAGCCGAGGGTTGATATGCATGACCGCACCTTCTCCCTGCATGCCTCCAATAATTCTTGTAGTATAGTTAACTACTTGAAAATATATCTTCTTCCCTTTCTGTTTGTTTGTGAGTTTTTTCGTTGGAGTTGGGAAATAAGGGAGGTAATAATATTTGCTTCCAAGATAGTTAGATACTCCAATGATTTCTTGCTTTGTATTAGTGTGAACTTTGTCTCGAAAAGATAGTAAATTAGTAATTAGCAATAATTATTTGGTATTGTAtctgtaaaataaaataaaaaatatttaaattgctatttttatattaaaaggTACAAATGTGGTTGTGTGGTTCCACACATTGCAATGGAGCCATTGCTGGGTCAGACCGCAACCCACCCCTGACCTACATGACATACGGTTCTACGCCCAACCTAGCACATTGACCTCTCTCTCGCAACACATAAGACATGACTACGTGTGTCAAATCAAGTATCCTTCGATACCCAATCCCAAAATTTGCGCGAGTCTATACCCAACATCCGACCCCAAACTTatattggatacccgattaCTTGATGAATGTATTCGTACCCCAGTCAATAATGTATCCGAAATGCCCGAGCCAAGTTTGAACagaaatttatgttattaGTTGTGTCATTTACTAACTTTATTGAGCAGAAAATAATGTTAAGACTTAATAAAAGGCTGATAATTGGATGTGAGCTTCACACTAAGAAACGTGTATGTAGACTTGTAGAGGGTTTAATCTCACAGCCTTATTAAATCCCACTtttccaataaaataatactctcttcgtccaaaaaaaatagataagttTTGCTACTTTGGTCCGTCCATATTCAGTAACACGGAGATTTTTAAAAACACACCAGTtctttagtaattaaattatttttttcattttgtaaaattctaatatacttaagtaaattttattttgataaaaagtaatattcttttattttattctcacttactttaattttttaaatctcaatGCCGAAAAAAAGCGACTCAATTaacaaagaaagaagagagtaGATTAAAAAGCCAGTGAATATGACGTGGAATGAGTCAGTGAAATGTGAGGtctataacaaaaaataataaccatGAAATTTGACAAACTTTATGTGAACGATGAAATAGCAAT is drawn from Salvia hispanica cultivar TCC Black 2014 chromosome 6, UniMelb_Shisp_WGS_1.0, whole genome shotgun sequence and contains these coding sequences:
- the LOC125194399 gene encoding auxin-induced protein PCNT115-like isoform X1, with translation MGVNVPKIKLGSQGLEVSKQGLGCMGMSAFYGLPKPDADMIKLIHHAIESGVTFLDTSDLYGPHTNEILIGKALKGGMREKVQLATKFGIIYRDGKGEVRGDPAYVRSSCEASLKRLDVDCIDLYYVHRIDTRVPIEVTMGELKKLVEEGKIKYIGLSEASASTIRRAHAVHPITALQIEWSLFSRDVEEDLIPTCRELGIGIVPYSPLGRGFLSVGPKLLEEPSEGDLRKSYFPRFQGENLESNKLLYEKIREMATSKGCSPSQLALAWVHHQGDDVVPIPGTTKIDNFNDNVGALSVKLTPEEMSLLSSLAENVKGDRYITMASTWTNADTPPLESWKAEG
- the LOC125194399 gene encoding auxin-induced protein PCNT115-like isoform X2 — its product is MGVNVPKIKLGSQGLEVSKQGLGCMGMSAFYGLPKPDADMIKLIHHAIESGVTFLDTSDLYGPHTNEILIGKALKGGMREKVQLATKFGIIYRDGKGEVRGDPAYVRSSCEASLKRLDVDCIDLYYVHRIDTRVPIEVTMGELKKLVEEGKIKYIGLSEASASTIRRAHAVHPITALQIEWSLFSRDVEEDLIPTCRELGIGIVPYSPLGRGFLSVGPKLLEEPSEGDLRKCLFSEVPG